In Treponema primitia ZAS-2, a genomic segment contains:
- a CDS encoding PilN domain-containing protein encodes MPPLPIFNETAFLVSPLDIMVFLLKLKSRNKDIAEIEIRTQLKTLYPGNPEEMVFDYRIYGPKRHKQKYCTAAVFVSTRTLYESYKKINRPLIPGIILMSTGTEDIRSYKKIVILITPRWIEAGQFEQGKLFRYASYPKAEAGNSPESTREDCIKSIENMPTSPISPFFTETDDKEIPIFLINAGVEDSEYKKTVKVLETLCKSVIPMDIGTINPRRACRLHGIFHEAYTPSPVRKKNIIYILVLLNLLSLIGSFRIIIAGTNQEMSLLQEYCREQELLSKKAASLEREIGELNSRQSGGKITIYEAIGGLQSCLPKGWVKSLVIQEGKISLEAEGDDSLNVLGRLQSSGLFSNLTLHQASPSGIAGEVFSISGNLGGINNGKN; translated from the coding sequence ATGCCCCCATTGCCAATTTTTAATGAAACTGCCTTCCTGGTATCCCCCTTGGATATCATGGTGTTTCTGCTAAAGCTCAAGTCTCGCAACAAAGACATTGCGGAGATAGAAATACGTACTCAACTAAAAACCCTCTACCCCGGCAACCCTGAAGAAATGGTTTTTGATTATCGTATTTATGGCCCAAAACGTCATAAACAGAAATACTGCACAGCAGCGGTCTTTGTAAGTACCCGTACCCTTTATGAGTCCTACAAAAAAATCAACCGGCCCCTTATCCCGGGGATAATCCTTATGTCCACAGGAACAGAAGATATCAGGAGTTATAAAAAAATTGTAATCCTCATCACCCCCAGGTGGATAGAAGCAGGGCAGTTTGAACAAGGGAAACTGTTCCGCTACGCCTCCTATCCCAAGGCTGAGGCAGGGAACAGCCCTGAAAGCACCAGAGAGGACTGTATTAAAAGTATTGAAAATATGCCCACATCACCAATAAGCCCCTTCTTTACCGAAACCGATGACAAGGAAATACCGATATTTCTCATAAACGCCGGAGTGGAAGACAGTGAATATAAAAAAACAGTAAAGGTTCTGGAAACTTTATGCAAAAGCGTAATCCCCATGGATATCGGCACTATTAATCCCCGCCGGGCGTGTAGGCTTCATGGAATATTTCATGAAGCCTACACGCCTTCCCCGGTGCGTAAGAAAAATATCATCTATATCCTTGTTCTATTGAACCTCCTGTCCCTTATCGGATCTTTTCGGATTATCATTGCCGGAACAAACCAAGAAATGTCGCTCTTACAGGAATACTGCCGTGAACAGGAACTACTTTCAAAAAAAGCAGCGTCCCTGGAAAGAGAAATAGGGGAACTGAACTCCCGGCAGTCCGGAGGAAAGATAACCATATATGAGGCTATCGGGGGATTACAGTCCTGCCTTCCAAAAGGTTGGGTAAAATCCCTGGTTATTCAGGAAGGAAAGATCAGCCTTGAAGCTGAGGGGGATGATTCCCTGAATGTTCTGGGGCGGCTGCAATCCTCCGGCCTTTTCTCCAACCTAACCCTGCACCAGGCTTCCCCCTCCGGAATAGCCGGGGAAGTTTTCAGTATCTCAGGAAACTTGGGAGGCATAAACAATGGAAAAAACTAA
- a CDS encoding type II secretion system protein M produces the protein MEKTKRFRGTSLLAILFTSILITAFAYSIWELRSARNTLEQYRDRAYGVKPVSRDSLTVLENQAENLRKLEIIRMDKGGSGKKNIFSSVKLSMEEKTNLIRDMLRTRSVGIERFRINNRDGGSEFTLHCPPIPFFGFLAELEEKTALEPDYISIKPASGFSTINVTVRFNHVP, from the coding sequence ATGGAAAAAACTAAACGATTTCGTGGGACATCTTTGTTAGCAATTCTCTTCACAAGCATACTTATAACAGCATTCGCCTACAGCATTTGGGAACTCCGTTCCGCCCGGAATACCCTGGAACAATACCGGGACAGGGCTTATGGGGTAAAACCGGTATCCCGGGACTCACTTACGGTACTGGAAAACCAAGCCGAAAACCTACGAAAACTGGAAATTATCCGGATGGATAAGGGAGGATCAGGGAAAAAGAACATATTTTCATCAGTAAAACTATCTATGGAGGAAAAAACAAACCTTATCCGTGACATGCTCCGTACCAGATCTGTCGGAATAGAACGGTTTAGGATTAACAACAGGGATGGGGGATCGGAATTTACCCTCCATTGCCCGCCAATTCCCTTCTTTGGTTTTCTCGCCGAGCTGGAGGAAAAAACAGCCCTTGAACCGGATTACATCAGCATCAAACCGGCTTCCGGTTTTTCAACAATCAATGTTACTGTGAGGTTTAACCATGTACCGTAA
- a CDS encoding tetratricopeptide repeat protein codes for MSKHLICVYLVIAIFVSCTSEPTPKKTDLSLYGMIYDRDNRPVNDARIYIDDTYRAISDIHGRFSIPKLKTGREYQIRAAKANHEEVWLDVNYLDPQDVLYINMYSAEQLLSGAEQALKDRDWLKTEFFLTRAEEAHCEYAALTYLRGILAFYKNDYSRALEILGSLAEQEKSLPYLDLFIADLHQYYSGDSEQALKYLKKFLEARENPEVQKRVRELEGS; via the coding sequence ATGAGTAAACACTTAATCTGCGTGTATCTTGTCATCGCTATTTTTGTTTCCTGCACATCAGAGCCTACACCCAAAAAAACCGATCTGAGCCTCTACGGGATGATCTATGACCGGGACAACAGGCCGGTTAACGATGCCAGGATCTATATTGACGATACCTACCGTGCCATCAGCGATATACACGGCCGTTTCAGTATCCCGAAACTGAAGACCGGCAGGGAATATCAGATCCGGGCTGCTAAGGCAAACCACGAAGAAGTATGGCTGGATGTGAATTACCTGGACCCCCAGGATGTGCTGTATATCAACATGTACAGCGCAGAGCAGCTTTTAAGCGGGGCTGAACAGGCCCTGAAAGACCGTGACTGGCTGAAGACAGAATTCTTTCTGACCCGGGCAGAGGAAGCCCACTGTGAGTATGCGGCGCTAACGTATCTGCGGGGGATTTTGGCGTTTTACAAAAACGATTATTCCCGAGCCCTGGAAATCCTGGGCTCCCTTGCGGAACAGGAAAAGAGCCTGCCCTACCTTGACCTCTTCATTGCCGATTTGCACCAATACTACTCTGGGGATAGTGAACAGGCACTGAAGTATCTGAAAAAATTCCTTGAAGCCCGGGAAAACCCGGAGGTACAGAAACGGGTCCGGGAGCTGGAAGGATCGTGA